In one Brevibacterium sp. CBA3109 genomic region, the following are encoded:
- a CDS encoding glycine cleavage T C-terminal barrel domain-containing protein, translating into MNSPHTSSADTGTRRLPQATGIDSSRPLRFTVDGQSYSGFAGDTIASALIASGRIDCGASTYLGRSRGILSAGIEESNALVRVQPRVAGDVSESMLPATRVPITEGLEADYLSGLGILDPGQDELVYEHKHIHVDVLIVGAGPAGLAAAREAGKSGARTLLLDDRSAPGGSLLSSPGRSVEGGLDESIDDVSATEWIETTVKGFAEAEEVTYRPNTTVFGSYDSNFFVALEDRTRELVETEGTGSGASTDSADGDRDNTASRAGTRQRVWHIRAKQVVLATGAHERPIVFADNDRPGIMLASAVRTYLNRFGVAAGQRIAIAATNDSAYELLADLHAAGIDVPAIIDSRTTASAMAERVVDTTGTRLILGSTVTGTAGQGPAGRISRVTVAALDEDAVAAGHGEDIDVDLLAVAGGFSPVIHLHGQRRGPIVWRSDIAAFVPRTPVRDQFTVGAINGDYSLEAALKDGAEAGNAAANRTGFAAALTVPKAAAMTYAPARPLWLVTSAEDDHTALTTHFIDFQRDQSVADVQRAMNAGMRSVEHVKRYTSISTGGDQGKTSAVNAIGAIASILGETDLGSVGHTTFRAPFAPVPFAALAGRRKGELFDPARITAIHPWHVAHGAEFEDVGGWKRPWYYPRPGEDMEAAVLREGKAVRESVGFQDASTLGKIEIRGTDAGEFLGQIYTNGFKKLKVGKGRYGLMCKPDGMIFDDGVTLRVAEDRYYMTTTTGGAATVLEWLEEWHQTEWPSLDVVFTSVTEQWSTVAVAGPRSRDVIAKIAPNLDVSNEAFEFMGFRETTLANGIPARICRISFSGELAFEVNVENYYGLAVWEAVAEAGAEFDITPYGTEVMHVLRAEKGFIIVGQDTDGTVTPQDAGMEWIVSKLKDFIGKRSYSRIDTAREDRKHLVGVLPVDGTTRLAEGAQLITAGTPVTPEAGPVPMIGHVTSSYMSPSLDRPIGLAFVENGRNRTGEIIQTPVAGGLVDVEITSPVFYDPEGNRRDG; encoded by the coding sequence ATGAACTCCCCACACACGAGCTCCGCGGATACCGGCACACGGCGCCTGCCGCAGGCCACCGGGATCGATTCCTCACGTCCCCTGCGCTTCACCGTCGATGGTCAGTCCTACTCGGGTTTCGCCGGCGACACGATCGCCAGCGCGCTCATCGCCTCCGGCCGCATCGACTGCGGCGCCTCGACGTACCTGGGACGGTCCCGCGGGATCCTCAGCGCCGGCATCGAGGAGTCCAACGCCCTCGTCCGCGTGCAGCCGCGCGTGGCCGGTGATGTCAGCGAATCAATGCTTCCCGCCACCCGTGTGCCCATCACCGAGGGCCTCGAGGCCGACTACCTCTCCGGCCTGGGCATCCTCGACCCCGGTCAGGACGAACTCGTCTACGAGCACAAGCACATCCATGTCGATGTCCTCATCGTCGGTGCCGGGCCCGCCGGCCTGGCCGCCGCCCGGGAGGCCGGGAAGTCAGGAGCCAGGACGCTCCTGCTCGACGACCGGTCCGCTCCGGGTGGGTCGCTGCTCTCCAGCCCGGGACGCAGTGTCGAGGGAGGCCTCGACGAGTCCATCGACGATGTCTCCGCCACCGAGTGGATCGAGACCACCGTCAAGGGCTTCGCCGAGGCGGAGGAAGTCACGTACCGTCCGAACACGACCGTCTTCGGCAGCTACGATTCGAACTTCTTCGTCGCCCTCGAAGACCGGACACGCGAACTCGTCGAGACCGAGGGCACGGGCTCCGGCGCGAGTACCGACTCTGCCGACGGCGACCGGGACAACACAGCCTCCCGCGCAGGCACCCGGCAGCGGGTGTGGCACATCCGGGCCAAGCAGGTCGTGCTCGCCACGGGAGCCCATGAGCGCCCCATCGTGTTCGCCGACAACGACCGCCCGGGCATCATGCTCGCCTCGGCCGTGAGGACCTATCTCAACCGCTTCGGCGTCGCCGCGGGTCAGCGCATCGCGATCGCTGCGACAAATGATTCGGCCTACGAACTGCTGGCTGATCTGCACGCGGCCGGCATCGACGTTCCGGCGATCATCGACTCCCGGACCACCGCCTCGGCGATGGCTGAGAGAGTCGTCGACACGACGGGAACCCGACTCATCCTCGGCTCCACGGTCACCGGCACCGCAGGCCAGGGCCCGGCGGGGCGCATCAGCCGGGTCACCGTCGCAGCCCTCGATGAGGACGCTGTGGCGGCCGGTCACGGCGAAGACATCGACGTCGACCTGCTGGCCGTGGCGGGAGGGTTCTCCCCGGTCATCCACCTGCACGGACAGCGCAGGGGCCCAATCGTTTGGCGCAGCGACATCGCCGCCTTCGTCCCGAGGACACCGGTGCGCGACCAGTTCACCGTCGGCGCGATCAATGGTGACTACTCCCTCGAAGCGGCTCTCAAGGACGGTGCCGAGGCGGGTAATGCCGCAGCCAACCGCACCGGCTTCGCCGCCGCACTCACCGTTCCCAAGGCCGCGGCGATGACCTACGCACCGGCGCGCCCACTGTGGCTTGTCACCTCGGCCGAGGACGATCACACGGCGCTGACCACGCATTTCATCGACTTCCAGCGCGATCAGAGTGTCGCAGACGTGCAGCGGGCGATGAACGCAGGCATGCGCTCGGTCGAGCACGTCAAGCGCTACACCTCGATCTCGACGGGAGGCGACCAGGGCAAGACGAGTGCGGTCAACGCGATCGGCGCCATCGCCAGCATCCTCGGCGAGACCGACCTGGGCTCGGTTGGGCACACGACCTTTCGCGCTCCCTTCGCCCCGGTGCCCTTCGCAGCATTGGCCGGCCGGCGGAAGGGCGAGCTGTTCGATCCGGCGCGCATCACCGCGATCCACCCCTGGCACGTGGCCCACGGAGCCGAGTTCGAAGACGTCGGAGGGTGGAAGCGGCCCTGGTACTATCCCCGGCCGGGCGAGGACATGGAGGCAGCGGTGCTGCGCGAGGGCAAGGCCGTGCGCGAATCGGTGGGCTTCCAGGACGCCTCGACGCTGGGCAAGATCGAGATCCGCGGCACCGACGCCGGCGAGTTCCTCGGCCAGATCTACACGAACGGCTTCAAGAAGCTCAAGGTCGGCAAGGGACGCTACGGTCTCATGTGCAAACCCGACGGCATGATCTTCGACGACGGCGTCACCCTGCGCGTGGCCGAGGACCGCTACTACATGACCACGACCACCGGCGGCGCCGCGACCGTCCTCGAATGGCTCGAGGAATGGCACCAGACCGAATGGCCCTCACTCGACGTCGTCTTCACCTCGGTGACCGAGCAGTGGTCGACCGTCGCGGTCGCCGGCCCCAGGTCGCGAGACGTCATCGCCAAGATCGCCCCCAACCTCGACGTGTCCAACGAAGCCTTCGAGTTCATGGGCTTCCGCGAGACCACCCTGGCCAATGGGATCCCGGCGCGCATCTGCCGGATCTCCTTCTCCGGTGAGCTGGCCTTCGAGGTCAATGTCGAGAACTACTACGGCCTGGCCGTGTGGGAGGCCGTCGCCGAGGCGGGAGCCGAGTTCGACATCACCCCCTATGGCACCGAGGTCATGCACGTCCTGCGCGCCGAGAAGGGCTTCATCATCGTCGGTCAGGACACCGACGGGACCGTGACCCCACAGGACGCGGGAATGGAATGGATCGTCTCCAAGCTCAAGGACTTCATCGGCAAACGCTCCTACTCACGGATCGACACGGCCCGCGAGGACCGCAAACACCTCGTCGGGGTCCTCCCCGTCGACGGCACAACCCGGCTGGCCGAAGGCGCGCAGCTCATCACCGCCGGCACCCCGGTGACCCCGGAGGCCGGACCCGTGCCGATGATCGGCCACGTCACCTCCTCCTACATGTCGCCGAGCCTCGATCGCCCGATCGGTCTCGCCTTCGTCGAAAACGGCCGGAACCGGACGGGTGAGATCATCCAGACTCCGGTCGCAGGCGGCCTCGTCGACGTCGAGATCACCTCGCCCGTCTTCTACGACCCAGAAGGGAACCGCCGCGATGGCTGA
- a CDS encoding sarcosine oxidase subunit gamma: MAETTHTTQQHQTQVHTVESSAEELDALRVSPGAHLAEEMATATRAGRDEVGLRERAFTVQLGLRATPGTASAEALESALGITLPTQIGEVTGDEAGLYALWLSPDEFLVVDVSRRQRPGETLVAEASLEGLPGQAVDLSANRTILELTGSKAREVLEKSVRTDLHPRAFGVGTAISTQLGPVPVIVHHSSALEYRIYPRASFADFTIRWLLDGMAEFLAD; this comes from the coding sequence ATGGCTGAAACCACCCACACCACCCAGCAGCACCAGACTCAGGTGCACACCGTCGAGTCCTCCGCCGAGGAGCTCGATGCCCTCCGCGTCTCACCCGGAGCCCACCTCGCCGAGGAGATGGCCACCGCTACCAGGGCCGGCAGAGACGAGGTGGGCCTGCGGGAACGGGCGTTCACCGTCCAGCTCGGGCTGCGCGCCACGCCGGGAACCGCCTCGGCCGAGGCCCTCGAGTCCGCTCTCGGGATCACCTTGCCCACGCAGATCGGCGAGGTCACCGGTGACGAAGCGGGACTGTATGCGCTCTGGCTGAGTCCCGATGAGTTCCTCGTCGTCGACGTCTCCCGGCGTCAGCGGCCCGGAGAGACCCTCGTCGCCGAGGCCTCCCTCGAGGGGCTGCCCGGACAGGCTGTGGACCTGTCCGCGAACCGCACGATCCTCGAACTGACCGGGTCGAAGGCCCGTGAGGTCCTTGAGAAGAGCGTCCGCACCGACCTCCACCCGCGGGCCTTCGGCGTAGGCACGGCGATATCGACCCAACTGGGGCCGGTGCCGGTCATCGTGCACCACTCCTCGGCGCTTGAGTACCGCATCTACCCGCGGGCGAGCTTCGCGGACTTCACGATCCGTTGGCTGCTCGACGGAATGGCGGAGTTCCTCGCCGACTGA
- the purU gene encoding formyltetrahydrofolate deformylase, which translates to MQDYVFTLECDERPGILHSVTGALLTHGGDIKELKQFDDQYTQRLFLRIDFSVEEGSNVAIDGLRSDFEAIGTEFDARWQMWPQGEKRRVLIMVSKFEHCLNDLLFRAQIGELPIEIAAVVSNHPDHRELVEWHHIPFFRIPVTKETKPEAEAKLLELIDRFEIGLVVLARYMQVLSDDLARELTGKAINIHHSFLPSFKGAKPYHQAWERGVKTVGATAHFVDSELDEGPIIAQQLVEVDHSFGPRDLVAAGRDAECKALSNAVKWHCDGRVFLSGKRTVVLR; encoded by the coding sequence ATGCAGGATTACGTCTTCACCCTGGAATGCGACGAACGGCCGGGAATTCTCCATTCCGTCACCGGCGCCCTCCTCACTCACGGGGGTGACATCAAGGAACTCAAGCAGTTCGACGATCAGTACACACAACGCCTGTTCCTGCGCATCGACTTCAGCGTCGAGGAGGGATCGAACGTTGCGATCGATGGACTGCGCAGCGACTTCGAGGCCATCGGCACCGAGTTCGATGCGCGCTGGCAGATGTGGCCACAGGGGGAAAAGCGTCGGGTCCTCATCATGGTCTCGAAGTTCGAACACTGCCTCAACGACCTGCTCTTCCGCGCCCAGATCGGCGAACTGCCCATCGAGATCGCGGCCGTGGTGTCCAACCATCCCGACCACCGCGAGCTCGTCGAATGGCACCACATCCCGTTCTTCCGCATTCCGGTGACCAAGGAGACGAAGCCCGAGGCTGAGGCGAAGCTGCTCGAACTCATCGACCGCTTCGAAATCGGCCTCGTCGTCCTCGCCCGCTACATGCAGGTCCTCTCCGACGACCTGGCCCGCGAGCTGACAGGCAAGGCCATCAACATCCACCACTCGTTCCTGCCCTCGTTCAAGGGTGCCAAGCCCTACCACCAGGCCTGGGAGCGGGGAGTCAAGACCGTCGGAGCGACCGCGCACTTCGTCGACAGTGAACTCGACGAGGGGCCGATCATCGCCCAGCAGCTCGTCGAGGTCGACCACTCCTTCGGCCCCAGGGACCTTGTTGCGGCCGGTCGTGACGCCGAATGCAAGGCCCTGTCCAACGCCGTGAAATGGCACTGCGACGGCCGCGTATTCCTGTCAGGGAAGCGCACCGTCGTCCTGCGCTGA